The following are from one region of the Mangifera indica cultivar Alphonso chromosome 14, CATAS_Mindica_2.1, whole genome shotgun sequence genome:
- the LOC123196950 gene encoding MLO-like protein 15, with protein sequence MAGGGTTLEYTPTWVVAVVCTVIVIISLSVERLLHYLGKLLKKKKQKPLFEALQKIKEELMLLGFISLLLTVFQARLEKICISKDLSTKWMPCKKGEDMDSSTTAHFESYLSSFIAPHATGRHLLSDASTTNQYCTAKGKAPLLSATALHQIHIFIFVLAVAHVTFCALTILFGGAKIRQWKQWEDSVSKKEYDAEKVLKTKYTHVHEHDFIKNRFRGIEKSTFGGWLHSFFKQFYGSVSKSDYTTLRLGFIMKHCRGNPKFDFHKYMTRAFEADFKKVVGIGWYLWLFVVLFLLLNVHGWHAYFWIAFVPVILLLAVGTKLEHVISQLAQGVAEKHVAIEGDLVVKPSDDHFWFHRPRLVLLLIHVILFQNSFEIAVFFWMWIQYGIDSCIMGKIRYIIPRLVFGVFVQFLCSYSTLPLYALVAQMGTSFNRAIFDENVQEGLVGWAKQAKKNMGLKKAANNGSSHVEQKQTFPSAVQMTEVSDDQKQSAMEEGHNETKLLSKETDPMEYTNEEPHCHRNLPISYSL encoded by the exons ATGGCAGGAGGTGGAACAACATTAGAGTACACTCCAACATGGGTTGTTGCTGTAGTTTGCACTGTCATCGTTATCATTTCTCTTTCCGTTGAACGCCTTCTTCATTATCTTGGCAAG ctcttgaagaagaagaaacagaaaCCTCTTTTTGAAGCCTTGCAAAAGATTAAAGAag AGTTGATGTTGTTGGGGTTCATTTCATTGTTGCTGACTGTGTTTCAAGCAAGACTTGAAAAAATCTGCATATCAAAGGACTTATCCACTAAATGGATGCCTTGCAAGAAAGGTGAAGACATGGATTCTTCAACCACTGCCCATTTTGAATCCTACCTCTCCTCCTTCATTGCCCCTCATGCCACCGGTCGTCACCTACTCTCCGACGCCTCCACTACTAACCAATACTGCACCGCCaag GGAAAGGCTCCATTGCTATCTGCAACAGCATTGCATCAAATTCACATATTTATCTTTGTCCTTGCTGTTGCACATGTGACATTCTGTGCTCTGACCATTCTCTTTGGAGGAGCAAAA ATTCGTCAATGGAAACAATGGGAGGATTCTGTTTCAAAAAAGGAGTATGATGcagaaaaag ttcttaaaacaaaatataccCATGTCCATGAGCATGACTTCATCAAGAATCGTTTTCGGGGTATTGAGAAAAGTACTTTTGGAGGTTGGTTG CATTCATTTTTCAAACAGTTCTATGGATCTGTAAGCAAATCAGATTATACCACTCTGCGGTTAGGCTTCATCATG AAACATTGCAGGGGAAACCCAAAATTTGACTTTCACAAGTACATGACGCGTGCCTTTGAAGCCGATTTCAAGAAAGTTGTTGGAATAGG CTGGTATCTTTGGTTGTTTGTAGTCCTTTTCCTGTTGCTGAATGTTCATG GCTGGCATGCATATTTCTGGATAGCCTTCGTTCCTGTCATT CTTCTACTTGCTGTAGGCACAAAACTGGAGCACGTAATCAGCCAATTGGCCCAAGGGGTTGCGGAGAAACATGTAGCCATTGAAGGAGATTTGGTGGTCAAACCTTCAGATGATCACTTCTGGTTTCACAGGCCGCGCCTCGTTCTGTTGCTCATTCATGTCATCCTTTTCcaaaactcatttgaaattgCAGTTTTCTTCTGGATGTGG ATTCAATATGGTATTGACTCCTGCATCATGGGGAAAATTCGTTATATAATTCCTCGACTCGTATTTGg GGTATTTGTTCAGTTCCTATGCAGCTATAGTACCCTACCACTTTATGCACTTGTCGCACAG ATGGGAACTTCATTCAACAGAGCTATATTTGATGAAAATGTGCAAGAAGGGCTTGTTGGTTGGGCCAAGCAAGCTAAAAAGAATATGGGATTGAAGAAGGCAGCTAACAATGGCTCTAGCCATGTGGAGCAAAAGCAGACCTTTCCCAGTGCAGTTCAAATGACAGAAGTTAGTGATGATCAGAAGCAATCTGCAATGGAAGAGGGCCATAATGAGACGAAATTGCTTTCGAAAGAAACGGATCCAATGGAGTACACAAATGAAGAGCCTCATTGCCATCGCAATCTCCCAATAAGCTATAGCTTATAG
- the LOC123196848 gene encoding MLO-like protein 1 has translation MGEGGTTLEYTPTWVVALVCSVIVVISFAVERLLHYFGKVLKKKNQKPLFEALRKIKEELMLLGFISLLLIVFHQNMIAKICISEELASKWLPCKQEREATANVTSHFQSAVSSFHGTGRHILESSSASVSYCSNKGKVPMLSIAALHHLNVFIFVLAVVHVTFCALTILFGGAKIRQWKQWEHSASKGQHHLPEVQSGRYIHVHDHDFIKNRYQGLGKSYALLGWWSSFFKQFYGSVTKSDYTTLRLGFIMTHCRGNPKFNFHNYLMRTLGADFKKVVGISWYLWLFVIIFLLLNVYGWHTYFWIAFVPFILLLAAGTKLEHIITQLAHEVAEKHVAVEGDLVVQPCDDHFWFNRPRIVLLLIHFILFQNSFELSFFFWIWFQYGFYSCIMGQVRFIIPRLVIGAFIQFICSYSTLPLYVIVTQMGSSFKKAIFDEHIQDGLLGWARLAKKRMTTRNAATGSSRVVPYKEHSPDLIQLGKLGRTSAMEMNRIKDPHNSVTIEK, from the exons ATGGGTGAAGGAGGAACAACGTTAGAGTACACACCAACTTGGGTTGTGGCATTAGTTTGTAGTGTAATTGTTGTTATTTCTTTTGCTGTTGAGCGCCTTCTCCACTATTTTGGCAAG gtgttgaagaagaagaaccaaAAGCCTCTCTTCGAAGCCTTGCGGAAAATCAAAGAAG AATTGATGTTGTTGGGATTCATATCACTATTACTAATagtgtttcatcaaaatatgaTAGCCAAAATCTGCATATCGGAGGAATTAGCAAGTAAATGGTTGCCTTGCAAGCAAGAAAGAGAGGCAACTGCCAATGTAACATCTCATTTTCAATCTGCAGTCTCTTCCTTTCATGGCACTGGCCGCCACATTTTAGAGTCGTCCTCAGCCTCAGTGAGTTACTGTTCCAACAAG GGGAAGGTGCCGATGTTATCAATCGCAGCGCTGCATCATCTTAACGTATTTATCTTCGTGCTAGCTGTTGTGCATGTCACTTTCTGTGCCCTTACCATTCTTTTTGGAGGGGCAAAG ATTCGTCAGTGGAAACAGTGGGAGCATTCTGCTTCTAAAGGACAACATCATCTTCCAGAAG TTCAAAGTGGAAGATATATCCATGTCCATGATCATGATTTCATCAAGAATCGCTACCAGGGTCTTGGAAAAAGCTATGCTTTGCTGGGCTGGTGG AGTTCATTTTTCAAGCAATTCTATGGATCTGTCACCAAATCAGATTACACCACTTTGCGGCTAGGATTCATTATg ACTCATTGTAGGGGAAATCCAAagttcaattttcataactactTGATGCGTACCCTTGGAGCCGATTTCAAGAAAGTTGTTGGAATAAG CTGGTATCTTTGGCTATTTGTTATCATTTTCTTGTTGCTGAATGTCTATG GTTGGCATACATATTTTTGGATAGCATTTGTTCCTTTCATT CTTCTACTTGCTGCGGGGACTAAGTTGGAGCACATTATAACCCAATTAGCACATGAGGTTGCTGAAAAACATGTTGCAGTTGAAGGAGATTTAGTGGTTCAACCTTGTGATGATCACTTCTGGTTCAATCGGCCTCGGATTGTTCTCCTTCTCAttcatttcattctttttcaaaaCTCTTTTgaactttcatttttcttctggATTTGG TTTCAATATGGCTTTTACTCTTGCATAATGGGACAAGTTCGTTTTATCATCCCCAGACTCGTCATAGG GGCATTTATCCAGTTCATTTGCAGTTACAGTACGTTGCCACTCTATGTCATTGTCACTCAG ATGGGAAGCTCATTCAAGAAGGCAATATTTGATGAACATATTCAGGATGGTCTGCTTGGGTGGGCTAGGCTGGCCAAAAAGAGAATGACTACCAGAAATGCTGCCACTGGTTCAAGCAGAGTTGTACCATATAAAGAGCATTCTCCAGATTTAATTCAACTGGGAAAGCTTGGAAGGACTTCTGCAATGGAAATGAACAGAATTAAAGACCCTCATAATTCTGTAACtatagaaaaataa